From the genome of Streptomyces sp. NBC_00523:
GTGGTGGTCACCAACCACGCGCTGCTGGCGATCGACGCCATCGAGGGCGCCCCGGTGCTCCCGCAGCACGAGGTGCTGATCGTGGACGAGGCCCACGAGCTGGTCTCCCGGGTCACCGGTGTCGCCACCGGCGAGCTCACCCCGGGCCAGGTCAACCGCGCGGTGCGCCGCGCCTCGAAGCTGGTCAACGAGAAGGCGGCCGACGCGCTGCTGACCGCCTCCGAGGGCTTCGAGCGGGTCATGGAGCTGGCGCTGCCCGGCCGCCTGGAGGAGGTGCCGGAGGACCTGGGGTACGCGCTGATGGCCCTGCGGGACGCCGCGCGTACGGTGATCTCCGCGATCGGCGCCACGCGGGACAAGTCCGTCCAGGACGAGGACGCGGTCCGCAAGCAGGCGCTGGCCTCGGTGGAGTCCATCCACGCCGTCGCCGAGCGCATCACGCAGGGCTCCGAGTACGACGTGGTCTGGTACGAGCGCCACGACCGGTTCGGCGCCTCGGTGCGGGTCGCCCCGCTCTCCGTCTCCGGGCTGCTGCGCGAGAAGCTGTTCGCCGAGCGCTCCGTCGTGCTCACCTCCGCCACCCTCAAGCTGGGCGGCGACTTCAACGGGGTGGGCGCCTCCCTGGGGCTCGCCCCGGAGGGCACGGCCGGTGAGGACGTGCCCCAGTGGAAGGGCCTGGACGTCGGCTCGCCCTTCGACTACCCGAAGCAGGGGATCCTGTACGTCGCCCGGCATCTGGCCACCCCGGGCCGCGAGGGCTCCCGTACGGACATGCTGGACGAGCTGTCCGAGCTCATCGAGGCGGCCGGCGGGCGCACGCTGGGGCTGTTCTCCTCCATGCGGGCGGCCAAGGCGGCGGCCGAGGAACTGCGCGAGCGACTGGACAAGCCGATCCTCCTCCAGGGCGAGGAGACGCTGGGCGAGCTGATCAAGAATTTCGCCGCCGACCCGGAGACCTGCCTCTTCGGCACGCTGTCGCTGTGGCAGGGCGTGGACGTGCCGGGGGCGAGCTGTCAGCTCGTGATCATGGACCGGATCCCGTTCCCCCGGCCCGACGACCCGCTGATGAGCGCGCGCCAGAAGGCGGTGGAGGAGGCCGGGGGCAACGGCTTCATGGCGGTGGCGGCCACGCATGCCGCGCTGCTGATGGCTCAGGGTGCCGGGCGTCTCGTGCGGGCCACGGGGGACAAGGGGGTCGTCGCGGTGCTCGATCCGCGTCTGGCCAACGCGCGCTACGGCAGCTATCTGCGGGCCTCGCTGCCCGATTTCTGGTACACCACCGACCGTAACCAGGCCCGCCGCTCGCTCGCCGCGATCGACGCGGCGGCCAAGGCGGACGGGCGGTAGCCCCTCGGGGGCGTACACGACCCCGCAAAGGCGTACACGAAAAGGGGCCCCGGGCCCGGCGCGAAGCCGGACCGGGGCCCCTTCTCCCAGAGAGCGTGAGGTGCGGGCCTTCAGACCCTGCGCAGCACCGCGACGACCTTGCCGAGGATCGTGGCCTCATCGCCGGGGATCGGCTGGTATGCGGCGTTGTGCGGGAGCAGCCAGACATGGCCGTCCTCGCGCTTGAAGCGCTTCACGGTGGCCTCGCCGTCCAGCATGGCGGCCACGATGTCGCCGTTCTCCGCGACGGGCTGGCGGCGCACGGTGACCCAGTCGCCGTCACAGATCGCCGCCTCGATCATCGAGTCACCGACGACCTTGAGGACGAAGAGCTCGCCGTCGCCCACCAGCTGGCGGGGGAGCGGGAAGACGTCCTCGACGGACTCCTCGGCGAGGATCGGCCCACCGGCGGCGATCCGGCCCACCAGCGGCACGTAGGAGGCGGCGGGCTTGCCCGTGGTGTCGGTCGGCTGCGTGCTCGGCTGGTCCGAGCCGCGTACCTCGTACGCCCGGGGGCGGTGCGGGTCGCGGCGCAGGAAGCCCTTCCGCTCCAGCGCCATCAGCTGATGGGCGACGGAGGAGGTGCTGGAGAGGCCCACCGCCTGACCGATCTCCCGCATCGACGGCGGATAGCCACGCCGCTGCACGGAATCCCGGATGACCTCGATCACCCGCCGCTGCCGGTCCGTGAGCCCCGAGCTGTCCGCCCGGATTCCGGGAGGTCGTCCGGGAAGCGAGCGCGCTGGGCGCCCGGGCTCCGGGCCCTCCGTGTTCGTGACTGAGTCATTCATGGCATGCACCGGCTCGAGTCGGCTCTGGGAGCGGTCCTGGGCAGTGATGATGGCACTGTCTGCGGTGGTGGTCACGTCGGCGGCCCCTCTCGAATGGTCTCCCTGGCTGCACAACGGTAGTAGCTTTCGAAAGGTTGCGCCAAACACACGTTCGAGTGAAAAACGAATAAAAGACTGTCCGGGCTCCACTGCCGGGTGTATGAGGCTGCCTACAGTGCGCGACGAGCCCGCGCCGCCGAGGGTGTCGCGGCTTGCCTCGGTGGTGGTCGCGGCCGTCCCTGGACCGTAACGCGGCGCCCCGCGCGGGCCCGTTGTGGGGTGGCCGCCCGGTCGTCCGTCGTCCGGGTGCTTCCCGTACCCTCTTGGTCGGCCTTACGCTGCCTTCCGGCCGCCCTCCGGCGCGACACGCGCGTAGGGCCGAATGCGCGGCCGGACCCAAGATCTAGTGGTTGGATAGTTCCGACCGCCCCGAATGTAGTGGTCCCCCGTCTATCGGGGGTGCGGTCATCGCCTATGCTTGAGACCGCTTCGAGGGCCCCCGACCGGGCCTGAAGAGGCTATTCAGTCGTGCTGTGAAGGAGGGTTGGGAGCCATGCACTGCCCCTTCTGCAGGCACCCCGACAGCCGGGTCGTCGACAGTCGCACCACCGACGACGGGACCTCGATCCGCCGGCGCCGCCAGTGTCCCGACTGCTCCCGCCGCTTCACCACGGTGGAGACGTGCTCACTCATGGTGGTCAAGCGCAGCGGGGTCACCGAACCCTTCAGCCGCACCAAGGTCATCTCGGGTGTGCGCAAGGCGTGCCAGGGGCGGCCCGTCACCGAGGACGCCCTCGCCAAGCTGGGCCAGCGGGTCGAGGAGGCGGTGCGCGCGACCGGCAGCGCCGAGCTGACC
Proteins encoded in this window:
- a CDS encoding ATP-dependent DNA helicase; amino-acid sequence: MTKPSLPELLHAAVTAVGGTERPGQAAMAAAVAEAVDDQSHLLVQAGTGTGKSLGYLVPALAHGERVVVATATLALQRQLVERDLPRTVDALHPLLRRRPQFAMLKGRSNYLCLHRLHEGVPQDEEEGLFDQFEAAAPSSKLGQDLLRMRDWADETETGDRDDLTPGVSDRAWAQISVSSRECLGASKCAYGAECFAEQARERAKLADVVVTNHALLAIDAIEGAPVLPQHEVLIVDEAHELVSRVTGVATGELTPGQVNRAVRRASKLVNEKAADALLTASEGFERVMELALPGRLEEVPEDLGYALMALRDAARTVISAIGATRDKSVQDEDAVRKQALASVESIHAVAERITQGSEYDVVWYERHDRFGASVRVAPLSVSGLLREKLFAERSVVLTSATLKLGGDFNGVGASLGLAPEGTAGEDVPQWKGLDVGSPFDYPKQGILYVARHLATPGREGSRTDMLDELSELIEAAGGRTLGLFSSMRAAKAAAEELRERLDKPILLQGEETLGELIKNFAADPETCLFGTLSLWQGVDVPGASCQLVIMDRIPFPRPDDPLMSARQKAVEEAGGNGFMAVAATHAALLMAQGAGRLVRATGDKGVVAVLDPRLANARYGSYLRASLPDFWYTTDRNQARRSLAAIDAAAKADGR
- the nrdR gene encoding transcriptional regulator NrdR, encoding MHCPFCRHPDSRVVDSRTTDDGTSIRRRRQCPDCSRRFTTVETCSLMVVKRSGVTEPFSRTKVISGVRKACQGRPVTEDALAKLGQRVEEAVRATGSAELTTHDVGLAILGPLQELDLVAYLRFASVYRAFDSLEDFEAAITELRERRPHAESCGSGETLEVPAPAVAAD
- the lexA gene encoding transcriptional repressor LexA, with protein sequence MTTTADSAIITAQDRSQSRLEPVHAMNDSVTNTEGPEPGRPARSLPGRPPGIRADSSGLTDRQRRVIEVIRDSVQRRGYPPSMREIGQAVGLSSTSSVAHQLMALERKGFLRRDPHRPRAYEVRGSDQPSTQPTDTTGKPAASYVPLVGRIAAGGPILAEESVEDVFPLPRQLVGDGELFVLKVVGDSMIEAAICDGDWVTVRRQPVAENGDIVAAMLDGEATVKRFKREDGHVWLLPHNAAYQPIPGDEATILGKVVAVLRRV